The following is a genomic window from Chitinophaga caseinilytica.
ACGGCGGAAGCTCCCTCCAAAGACAGTCTCGTAAAACGCGGCGCCTACCTCGTAAAAATCATGGGCTGTAACGACTGCCATTCCCCCAAGAAAATGACGCCACAGGGCCCCGTTCCGGACGAAGCACTGCTGCTTTCCGGCCATCCTGCGGCGATGCCCGTCGCTAAAATCGATACGGCCACAGCGAAAGACTGGGTGCTGTTCAATATGAATAATACCGCCATCGCCGGGCCCTGGGGCATTTCTTTCGCGGCGAACCTGACGGCAGATTCTTCGGGCATCGGCAGCTGGACGGAAGAGCAGTTCGGAAGAGCGGTGCGCCAGGGGATGTACAAAGGCCTCGAAGGCACGCGTCACCTGTTGCCGCCCATGCCGCAAATACCCGACCTGGCCGACGATGACCTGAAAGCGATCTTCCTGTACCTCAAATCCGTGAAACCGGTGCAGAACGTGGTGCCGCAACCGGTGAGCCCGCCGCAGATGGCAGCGTATTACCGCTAAGGAGATTTGTGATGAAAAAGGAAATCCGCAGCTGTACTGCGGATTTTTTTATTCGGCGCGCGTCCAGATTGTTGTGCGGCCGAAAAGCGGGGCACCGACGTACCCGCGGATATCGAGCGTATTGCCTTTGATTTTCATTTTGCTGCTGTAGGTTTTGCCGCT
Proteins encoded in this region:
- a CDS encoding diheme cytochrome c-553; this encodes MNCKPLIGLALLSAMAIYSCTGTTGAPTAEAPSKDSLVKRGAYLVKIMGCNDCHSPKKMTPQGPVPDEALLLSGHPAAMPVAKIDTATAKDWVLFNMNNTAIAGPWGISFAANLTADSSGIGSWTEEQFGRAVRQGMYKGLEGTRHLLPPMPQIPDLADDDLKAIFLYLKSVKPVQNVVPQPVSPPQMAAYYR